The Takifugu flavidus isolate HTHZ2018 chromosome 17, ASM371156v2, whole genome shotgun sequence genome contains a region encoding:
- the prlh2 gene encoding prolactin releasing hormone 2, protein MLPGRATDVRRRVPVSCWLPAAMALLLLLLSCSFSSASSTTVDHEFHTVHNVDNRSPEIDPFWYVGRGVRPIGRFGKRHSYAEALGRGEMKPFFRMLLLLLNSLRDEQKLGKALDAENKDWF, encoded by the exons ATGCTGCCCGGCAGAGCAACTGATGTCCGTCGTCGAGTCCCGGTGAGCTGCTGGCTGCCTGCAGCCatggccctcctcctcctcctcctctcctgcagcttcagcagcgcCAGCAGCACTACGGTGGACCACGAATTCCATACTGTCCACAACGTTGATAACAGAA GTCCAGAGATAGACCCGTTCTGGTACGTGGGGCGCGGGGTGAGACCCATCGGGCGATTCGGGAAGAGGCACAGCTACGCAGAGGCTCTGGGCAGGGGGGAGATGAAGCCTTTTTTCAggatgctgcttctgctgctcaacAGCCTCAGAGACGAGCAGAAACTGGGGAAAGCACTGGATGCAGAGAATAAGGACTGGTTCTAG